Part of the Solwaraspora sp. WMMA2065 genome is shown below.
AGAATCTTGCCCATCTTCTGATACTCACGTCTGGTGGCGTGGAACAGATGTGCCATGGTCACCTTGCCACCGTCGGCGGCGGCGAGGAAGGCGCTGGCGAGGGCAATGTTCCGGATGTTCCCGCCCGGCAGATCCACCTGCCGGGCCAGCAGATCCAGGTCGAGGTCGACGTCGAGCGGCGCCCGCTCGGGCCAGACCTGCGCCCAGATGCGGCGGCGGTCCGCCACCTCGGGGACCGGGAAGTCGACGGTGGCGTGCAGCCGGCGGGTGAACGCGTCGTCGAGGTTCTTCCGCAGGTTCGTCGCCAGGATGACCACTCCCTCGTGCTGCTCCATCCGCTGCAGCAGGTAGCTGACCTCCAGGTTGGCGTACCGGTCATGCGCGTCGCGGACCTGGGAACGTTTACCGAACATCGCGTCGGCCTCGTCGAAGAAGAGCACCGCGTTGCTGGTGGCCGCCTCGGCGAAGATCCGGGACAGGTTCTTCTCGGTCTCGCCGATGTACTTGCTCACCACCGTCGACAGGTCGATCCGGTACAGGTCCAGGCCGAGCTCGTGGGCGAGCACGTCGGCGGCCATCGTCTTGCCGGTGCCCGACGGGCCGGCGAACAGCACCGCCAGGCCGCGACCGTTGGCCAGCTTGCGCTCGAACTCCCAGGACTCGTAGACCATCGACCGGTAACGGAGCTGGTTGGCGATCTCCCGCAACTGCTCCATCCGGTCGGCGGGCAGCACGATGTCCGACCAGCCGTAGTGCGGCGTGATCCGCTGCGCCAGGTCGACCAGCTTGCGGTTGGACTGCAGGCGGCACGCCGCGTACAGGTCGTCCTGGGTGACCCGGGGCGCCTCGGGCGTCCGGGCGTACGCCAGGTTGTGAGCGGTCACCGCGGCGTCGCGGATCTGGCCACCGGTGAGCCGGAACTTGCCGGCGGCAGCGGCCAGGTCCAGCACGTCACGGTCCGCCCCGACGAACGCGCCGTCCCAGATGCGCAGCCGCTCGGCGTAGCCGGGTGCGGGGAACTCCAGCCGGACGAAGGTCAGGCCCGCCGGCAGGTCGTCCGGCTCCCATGGCGTGCCACCGGCCAGAAACGCCGGAGCAGGGTGCGCCGGCAGGGTGGACAGCAGCAGCGACAGTCGCGGTCGGGCCGACTCGACGAGTAGGGAGTCGACGTCCGCCCAGCACACCACTGCACCCTGCAGCCGGGCCTCCCGCTCGACCAGGCCAACCAGGGTGGCGAACTCGTCGAACGGGCGGTCGGCCAGCAGATCAGCGGAGACCACCAGCAACGGCGCGTACCAGTGGCGCGCGCACGCCGCCGCGACGCTGCGCCGGCCGACACCGTAGGCCCCCTGGCAATAGACCACCAGGTCGTCGTCGGCGTGCTCGCTCAGCCGGGCCAGTGACGCTCCGAACTCCGCCGGGAAGTGCAGGTCATCGAGGGTCAGGGTCGGTGCGACGATCCGGGCGTACGGCTGAAGCTGCTCGGCGAGGTCGTCGTCTTCCAGCAGGAAACCGACGACCCGTGGTTCCAACCGGAGGTTGTTACCCAGCAGTGAGTGCACCGGTGCGGTCGGGTCCTCTGTCGACGTGATCAGCCGATGCCGCAGCAACGGTGCCGACGGCGCGAACCGGGCTCGCGCGGCCATCCGCGACTGACGGTCCGCGCACAACATCGTGAGAACGAGATCGACCGTCGGCAACCGACGGGTCAGATCGTCGTGCAGGTAGCCGTACAGCCGCTCGTAGCTCCGGTCGATCTCGGGCGCGAGGCAGGCCACGATCACTTCGACGTCGAACGGGGCGAGGTCGAACATCCCGGCCAGCGCCACCAGGCGCAGATGCGCACCGTCTTGGATACCCTGCGCCACCCGCTCACCGATCTCGCGGGACAACTCGTCCAGCCCGGTGCCGGTCTCCGGGTCGTCGTCGGCCGGCGGAACCCAGTCAGGCGCACCGTCCAGCAGCGCGTCGACCTCGGCATCGGAGACGTAGAAGGCGGAGAGCTCGCCAGCGGGTCTACGCTGCGCCCGGCGGACCCGCCTGACCTGCCGGCTCAGCACCAGATCGAGCCGGGCGAGTTCGGCCAGCAGGTGTTCCGTCGAGTTGGCGTACCCCGAAGCGGCCATGGATCCCAGCACCTCGTCCCGGTTGTCCCCGACCGGTACATCATTGCCGCCGGAAGCGGACGGCGCGATCGTGGATACGCCGACAGTCAGCACCGATCGGCCGCGGCCCGGTCGGATGTCCGCCGCCCGGTCCGCCCGGATCTGCTCGTAGAGGACCGTGGTGTCCACCGACGGGCGCACCCCGAACTCCTGGTCCACCACCGAGGTGCACAGTTCGTACTGGCGAAGCGCGGCGATCCGGTCGCCGGCGGCGTAGTGCAGCCGCATCAGCTGGCGGTGGGTCCGCTCGCGCGCCGCGTCGTGGCGCAGCACGGTCTGACCGAGGCCCACGCCCTTGGCGTAGAGACCACGGGCCTCGCAGTAGCCCATGAGCTGTTCCTGCATGGACAGGTAGGTGTCGCGTAGCCGGTCCCGTTTGGCACCGCACCAGTCGTGGTACCAGGTGGCGAGGAGGTCTCCACGGTAGAGATCGAGCGCGTGCTCGATCGCATGGGCCTGGTTGTCGGAGAGCGCTTCGCCGGGCACGTCGCGGACCGCCGCGTAGCTCTGCTCGAACGCGTCAACGTCCAGCCAGCAGGGCGCCTCCGGGTTGATCCGCACCCAGCCGGGGTCGATGACGACGAGTTCGCTCGCCCGGCGCTGGTCGTTCGGCTGGTCCTGCATGCTCGTGTTGAGCCGCCAGAGTGCCTGGCGCAAGTACTTGCGGGCAACGCCGGGCTCGGCGTCCGGCCACAGCAGTTCCGAGATGGATTCGCGAGCGTGCGTCCGGTTCCGATGAATGAGCAGGTAGCCGAACAGCTCGAGAGCCTTGCCCGGCGGCGCACTGAGCGGTTGGCCACGTCGGAGGATCGAGACCTCATCGAAGAGTCTCACCTGCACGACGTGTCTCCTTCGTACCGCAACGGCCCGTCCGGCCGGCCACCGCCGGCGCGGACGTGGGCGCCGCTCGCCGCCGCGTCGCCGCACGTCGTCCCCGGCTCCAGTGCCAATCAGGACATACGGGGGCCACGCTACTCCACGGTGCTTCGACCGGTCATCGCGACTGTCGTCGACCGGCCACTTCGGCTACGGCGACAACCGGGCCGGCAGGTCCTGCCCCGGC
Proteins encoded:
- a CDS encoding AAA family ATPase, which gives rise to MQVRLFDEVSILRRGQPLSAPPGKALELFGYLLIHRNRTHARESISELLWPDAEPGVARKYLRQALWRLNTSMQDQPNDQRRASELVVIDPGWVRINPEAPCWLDVDAFEQSYAAVRDVPGEALSDNQAHAIEHALDLYRGDLLATWYHDWCGAKRDRLRDTYLSMQEQLMGYCEARGLYAKGVGLGQTVLRHDAARERTHRQLMRLHYAAGDRIAALRQYELCTSVVDQEFGVRPSVDTTVLYEQIRADRAADIRPGRGRSVLTVGVSTIAPSASGGNDVPVGDNRDEVLGSMAASGYANSTEHLLAELARLDLVLSRQVRRVRRAQRRPAGELSAFYVSDAEVDALLDGAPDWVPPADDDPETGTGLDELSREIGERVAQGIQDGAHLRLVALAGMFDLAPFDVEVIVACLAPEIDRSYERLYGYLHDDLTRRLPTVDLVLTMLCADRQSRMAARARFAPSAPLLRHRLITSTEDPTAPVHSLLGNNLRLEPRVVGFLLEDDDLAEQLQPYARIVAPTLTLDDLHFPAEFGASLARLSEHADDDLVVYCQGAYGVGRRSVAAACARHWYAPLLVVSADLLADRPFDEFATLVGLVEREARLQGAVVCWADVDSLLVESARPRLSLLLSTLPAHPAPAFLAGGTPWEPDDLPAGLTFVRLEFPAPGYAERLRIWDGAFVGADRDVLDLAAAAGKFRLTGGQIRDAAVTAHNLAYARTPEAPRVTQDDLYAACRLQSNRKLVDLAQRITPHYGWSDIVLPADRMEQLREIANQLRYRSMVYESWEFERKLANGRGLAVLFAGPSGTGKTMAADVLAHELGLDLYRIDLSTVVSKYIGETEKNLSRIFAEAATSNAVLFFDEADAMFGKRSQVRDAHDRYANLEVSYLLQRMEQHEGVVILATNLRKNLDDAFTRRLHATVDFPVPEVADRRRIWAQVWPERAPLDVDLDLDLLARQVDLPGGNIRNIALASAFLAAADGGKVTMAHLFHATRREYQKMGKILSAGELGTDPPNGKFTADRRF